A region from the Acidobacteriota bacterium genome encodes:
- a CDS encoding acyl-CoA thioesterase — MVQVVLPNDANPLGFILGGTVMHLIDIAGAIACFRHARQRVVTAAVDGLQFLHPIKVGDLIILHARVTATFRTSMEVEVRVMSEQTLTGERRLTSHAYLTFVAIDADGRRVEVPDLVPETDADRAMAAEAQVRRDQRLAAKRRLAAIEADLVSPAASSPRPDRG, encoded by the coding sequence ATGGTCCAGGTCGTCCTGCCCAACGACGCCAATCCGCTCGGGTTCATCCTCGGCGGCACGGTCATGCACCTCATCGACATCGCGGGGGCGATCGCGTGTTTCAGGCACGCGCGGCAGCGCGTGGTGACGGCGGCGGTGGACGGGCTGCAGTTCCTGCATCCCATCAAGGTGGGCGACCTCATCATCCTGCACGCGCGGGTGACGGCGACGTTCAGGACGTCGATGGAGGTGGAGGTGCGGGTGATGAGTGAGCAGACGCTGACGGGTGAGCGGCGCCTGACCTCGCACGCCTACCTGACGTTCGTGGCGATCGACGCGGATGGCCGGCGCGTGGAGGTGCCCGATCTGGTGCCGGAAACGGATGCCGATCGCGCGATGGCTGCCGAAGCGCAGGTGCGGCGCGATCAGCGGCTGGCCGCCAAGCGGCGCCTGGCGGCCATCGAAGCGGACCTTGTCAGTCCAGCCGCATCATCCCCTCGTCCAGATCGAGGCTGA
- a CDS encoding aspartyl protease family protein produces MAQLLDGLRVNRFRLLAGTAVLTAAVLTGGAPHAGAPLTGRSEFDRGVALFEDARYRDAVLVFTRAREVDPDLHAAATRLIVRSLLRVGDFGRAEGEAGGLVTPTVGVEDLALHGETLWSTGHFEEANARYTTALALDPAHPASLHGMARILDARGKTADALVSVERAIERERGVAEYHHTRAYLLERLGNYGVAADELERYLRNLPRKGFKGQIKLARARIKFLRHFHNRTPISMSDAVRRQVHVIPFRVEREKLFVKASLNGRYERELVVDTGAEMTVLSEDVAQMARVYSVAETLSAGVGDVGLRRLKLARIARLKIGTLEVEHVPAMVKDPPLKKWPSADIDAFSPLALGLSMRVDYGAKELIVARTLPKASGTPTMEAPLWVHRLATVRGRLNGDRPAAFVVDTGGQAISISRTAAVGLEQLGRFRRIPLRVFGSSGWDRDAFLLPGVDLEVDDVRMAQTSLVVLNLRAPSVLLGYELGGILGHKFLSKYRVSLDLDEGMMRLD; encoded by the coding sequence ATGGCTCAACTCCTCGATGGCCTGCGCGTCAACAGGTTCCGGTTGCTCGCCGGGACGGCGGTCCTGACGGCGGCCGTCCTCACGGGCGGTGCCCCACACGCGGGTGCGCCGCTCACGGGACGGTCGGAGTTCGACAGGGGCGTGGCGCTCTTCGAGGACGCGAGATACCGCGATGCGGTACTGGTCTTCACCCGCGCGCGCGAGGTCGATCCGGATCTCCACGCCGCCGCCACGCGCCTCATCGTCCGATCGCTGCTCCGCGTCGGCGACTTCGGCCGTGCCGAGGGTGAGGCCGGTGGGCTGGTCACCCCGACGGTCGGCGTCGAAGACCTGGCGCTGCACGGCGAGACGCTCTGGAGCACCGGACACTTCGAGGAAGCCAACGCCCGGTACACGACGGCGCTGGCACTCGATCCCGCGCACCCGGCGTCGCTGCACGGCATGGCGCGCATCCTCGACGCGCGTGGGAAGACGGCCGACGCGCTGGTCTCCGTCGAGCGGGCGATCGAACGCGAACGCGGAGTCGCCGAGTACCACCACACGCGGGCGTATCTGCTGGAACGGCTCGGCAACTACGGCGTGGCCGCCGACGAGCTCGAGCGCTATCTGCGCAACCTGCCGCGCAAGGGCTTCAAGGGCCAGATCAAGCTCGCGCGGGCACGCATCAAGTTCCTGCGCCACTTCCACAACCGCACACCCATCTCCATGTCCGACGCCGTGCGCCGGCAGGTGCACGTCATCCCGTTCCGTGTCGAACGGGAGAAGCTGTTCGTCAAGGCGAGTCTCAACGGACGCTACGAACGGGAACTCGTGGTCGACACGGGGGCCGAGATGACGGTGCTCTCCGAGGACGTCGCGCAGATGGCGCGGGTGTACTCGGTGGCCGAGACGCTCAGCGCGGGCGTGGGCGACGTCGGCCTGCGACGGCTCAAGCTGGCACGCATCGCGCGCCTCAAGATCGGCACGCTGGAAGTGGAGCACGTGCCGGCGATGGTGAAGGATCCGCCGCTCAAGAAGTGGCCGTCGGCAGACATCGACGCGTTCTCGCCGCTGGCGCTCGGCCTGTCGATGCGCGTGGACTACGGCGCGAAGGAACTGATCGTCGCGCGCACGCTCCCGAAGGCATCGGGCACGCCGACGATGGAAGCGCCGCTGTGGGTCCATCGCCTCGCCACCGTCCGCGGCCGGCTCAACGGAGATCGCCCCGCCGCCTTCGTCGTCGACACGGGCGGACAGGCGATTTCGATCAGCCGGACCGCGGCTGTCGGTCTCGAGCAGTTGGGCCGCTTCCGCCGCATCCCGCTCCGCGTGTTCGGGTCGTCGGGCTGGGATCGCGACGCGTTCCTGCTCCCCGGCGTCGACCTCGAAGTGGACGATGTGCGGATGGCGCAGACGTCACTGGTGGTGCTGAACCTGCGCGCGCCGAGCGTGCTCCTCGGCTACGAACTGGGCGGCATCCTCGGGCACAAGTTCCTGAGCAAGTACCGCGTCAGCCTCGATCTGGACGAGGGGATGATGCGGCTGGACTGA
- a CDS encoding TlpA family protein disulfide reductase, with translation MNMRWILAGVGALGLGLAAVPFIPLGTSTAAVPGAAVAGCDAKPTRADYSFTVTDVDGKSVRLADYTGKVVMLNFFATWCGPCKFETPMFVQLQEQYRSQGVAFIGVQVQDDPALLGAFRDEYKVNYPLLVANERDDIDEAYGPLWGLPMTLMIGRDGTICKRHMGLASKEQVEKEIRRLL, from the coding sequence ATGAACATGCGGTGGATCCTGGCTGGGGTGGGGGCGTTGGGGCTCGGACTGGCGGCGGTGCCCTTCATTCCGCTCGGCACGAGCACGGCGGCCGTACCCGGGGCGGCGGTGGCGGGCTGCGACGCGAAGCCGACGCGGGCCGACTACAGCTTCACGGTGACCGACGTGGACGGCAAGTCCGTGCGTCTGGCCGACTACACGGGCAAGGTGGTGATGCTCAACTTCTTCGCCACCTGGTGCGGGCCGTGCAAGTTCGAGACGCCGATGTTCGTGCAGCTCCAGGAGCAGTACCGGAGCCAGGGCGTGGCGTTCATCGGCGTGCAGGTGCAGGACGACCCCGCGCTGCTCGGGGCCTTCCGCGACGAATACAAGGTGAACTACCCGCTGCTGGTCGCCAACGAGCGCGACGACATCGACGAGGCGTACGGCCCGCTGTGGGGCCTGCCCATGACGCTGATGATCGGCCGCGACGGCACCATCTGCAAACGTCACATGGGGCTGGCGTCCAAGGAACAGGTGGAGAAGGAGATCAGGCGGCTTCTCTGA
- a CDS encoding PD40 domain-containing protein: MLTPLRAWRRVAALGVLLASSGMPALAQTPFVPYFGKNEVRYDNFKWQIYTTDHFEVYYYPETEEHLERIAGYAESAYQKISSELKHDLAFKVPLLIFKTQSEFQQQNVIPGAVSEGVAAFAEPSRNRMLVPIDEPPDQLYRLITHELTHIFEFDIIPRSLVRRTVPLWVDEGLADYMAGVWNPLDLMTVRDAAVADIIPKMSKMEGYGASGPSRLVYNLGHACFEFVEARWGKEGIRQFLFALRKSVIGGGDAAFEEAFRVTADEFDQQFDKYMKDRFKAFRDKERPADYGRNLAPDRRESKFTAILSVEPSPSGDLLAAVAGNRKEGEVDIILLSTKDRSVVRNLTPGFSKDKGFEYIALPGARWIRVPWLAWSPVGDRLAYFVRTEKQRSLILQNVVSGKIEKRFYLADVDVPESPEFSLDGRKVYFSALRNAVGDIFELDIETGDIRNLTSDAFADYAPTISPDGTSLIYLARISGNDKLFRLDLASGTKTQLTFGTHDEGAAQFLAPTLIVFPSTAVDPAAPVDPEVVRNGQIFNLWTLDLKTGALAQYTDTLTGIFSPMPLAGGEERRVAFVTPYKDEYEVHLLPLKEPLLAAASSDFGEAAPVIDFQAPLTHTLIPANNRVKGRFEKMFLDGRPPINVGVTSGGDLFGGTAISFSDVLGDQNFTFFAASVAQYRTFAGSYSNLSHRTQFAIQAYSQTQFYYGLMPGLYDPSLTYFLRRDDAIATRSINGASVFAIYPFNRYTRVELSGGVSHYSDQFRDQSLQDYSDAYQQALYGGSLFNNGTAVPLTVALTRETTVFREYGPLAGHTFRLAYTVAPKIGNTLARQTFDADARYYQRIATNGVAAFRIRGFHSDGDVPDYFFFGGNSELRGYDYLEFLGNKGFFANAELRFPLIEAMLTPIGVMGGVRAVLFAGVGGASLFGRPSSASFSGDTASTSYQFASSADEVVRPIVGFQADPTNPESGIPVPVYGDPRVISGFRLKDGRASYGLGLETFLLGFPIHFDWSWRTLFNKEWEDIAFAFNGGSAGFRKSRFKVWIGYDF; this comes from the coding sequence ATGCTTACGCCGTTACGTGCGTGGCGCCGCGTCGCTGCCCTAGGCGTCCTGCTGGCGTCGAGTGGAATGCCCGCGCTCGCGCAGACGCCATTCGTGCCGTACTTCGGCAAGAACGAGGTCCGTTACGACAACTTCAAGTGGCAGATCTACACCACCGACCACTTCGAGGTGTACTACTACCCCGAGACCGAGGAGCACCTCGAGCGGATCGCGGGGTATGCCGAGAGCGCGTACCAGAAGATCTCGTCGGAACTGAAGCACGACCTGGCCTTCAAGGTCCCGCTCCTGATCTTCAAGACGCAGTCCGAGTTCCAGCAGCAGAACGTGATCCCGGGCGCGGTCAGCGAGGGGGTCGCGGCGTTCGCCGAGCCGTCACGCAACAGGATGCTCGTGCCCATCGACGAGCCGCCAGACCAGTTGTACCGGCTCATCACGCACGAACTGACGCACATCTTCGAGTTCGACATCATCCCACGCTCGCTCGTGCGGCGAACCGTGCCGCTGTGGGTGGACGAGGGGCTGGCCGACTACATGGCCGGCGTGTGGAACCCCCTCGACCTGATGACGGTCCGCGATGCGGCGGTGGCCGACATCATCCCGAAGATGAGCAAGATGGAGGGCTATGGCGCGTCGGGCCCCTCGCGGCTCGTCTACAACCTCGGGCACGCGTGCTTCGAGTTCGTCGAGGCGCGATGGGGCAAGGAAGGCATCAGGCAGTTCCTGTTCGCGCTGCGCAAGAGCGTGATCGGCGGCGGCGACGCCGCGTTCGAGGAGGCCTTCCGCGTCACGGCCGACGAGTTCGATCAGCAGTTCGACAAGTACATGAAGGATCGCTTCAAGGCGTTCCGCGACAAGGAGCGTCCCGCCGACTACGGGCGCAACCTGGCGCCCGATCGCCGCGAGTCGAAGTTCACGGCGATCCTCTCTGTGGAACCGTCTCCGTCGGGTGACCTGCTCGCGGCGGTGGCCGGCAATCGCAAGGAAGGCGAAGTCGACATCATCCTGCTGTCCACCAAGGACCGCTCCGTTGTCAGGAACCTGACGCCCGGCTTCAGCAAGGACAAGGGCTTCGAGTACATCGCGCTCCCCGGCGCGCGGTGGATCCGCGTGCCGTGGCTGGCGTGGTCGCCGGTGGGCGACAGACTGGCCTATTTCGTGCGGACCGAGAAGCAACGCTCGCTCATCCTGCAGAACGTGGTGTCTGGCAAGATCGAGAAGCGGTTCTACCTCGCCGACGTCGACGTGCCCGAGTCGCCGGAGTTCTCGCTCGACGGCCGGAAGGTCTACTTCTCCGCGCTGCGCAACGCCGTCGGCGACATCTTCGAACTCGACATCGAGACCGGCGACATCCGCAATCTCACGTCCGACGCGTTTGCCGACTACGCGCCGACGATCTCTCCCGACGGGACGTCGCTCATCTACCTGGCGCGGATCAGCGGCAACGACAAGCTGTTCCGTCTCGACCTGGCCAGCGGCACCAAGACACAGCTCACGTTCGGCACGCACGACGAAGGGGCAGCGCAGTTCCTCGCCCCCACGCTCATCGTCTTCCCGTCGACGGCAGTCGATCCGGCAGCGCCGGTCGATCCAGAGGTCGTCAGGAACGGGCAGATCTTCAACCTCTGGACGCTCGACCTGAAGACCGGCGCGCTCGCGCAGTACACCGACACGCTGACGGGCATCTTCTCGCCCATGCCGCTCGCCGGCGGCGAGGAGCGCCGCGTGGCGTTCGTGACGCCGTACAAGGACGAGTACGAGGTCCACCTGTTGCCGCTGAAGGAACCGCTGCTGGCGGCGGCCTCCAGCGACTTCGGCGAGGCGGCTCCGGTCATCGACTTCCAGGCGCCGCTCACCCACACGCTCATCCCGGCCAACAACCGCGTGAAGGGCCGCTTCGAGAAGATGTTCCTCGACGGTCGGCCGCCCATCAACGTGGGCGTGACGAGCGGCGGCGACCTGTTCGGCGGCACGGCGATCTCGTTCAGCGACGTGCTCGGCGACCAGAACTTCACGTTCTTCGCGGCGTCTGTCGCGCAGTACCGCACGTTCGCCGGGTCGTACTCGAACCTGTCGCACCGCACGCAGTTCGCCATCCAGGCGTACTCGCAGACGCAGTTCTACTACGGCCTGATGCCCGGCCTCTACGACCCGTCGCTCACCTACTTCCTCAGGCGCGATGACGCCATCGCGACGCGGTCGATCAACGGCGCGAGCGTCTTTGCCATCTACCCGTTCAACCGCTACACGCGCGTCGAACTCTCGGGCGGCGTGTCGCACTACTCCGATCAGTTCCGCGACCAGTCGCTGCAGGACTACTCGGACGCCTACCAGCAGGCGCTCTACGGAGGATCGCTCTTCAACAACGGGACGGCCGTGCCGTTGACCGTCGCGCTCACGCGCGAGACCACGGTGTTCCGCGAGTACGGCCCGCTGGCCGGCCACACGTTCCGCCTCGCCTACACCGTGGCCCCGAAGATCGGCAACACGCTCGCACGGCAGACGTTCGACGCCGACGCACGCTACTACCAGCGCATCGCCACCAACGGCGTCGCGGCGTTCCGCATCCGCGGCTTCCACAGCGACGGCGACGTGCCCGACTACTTCTTCTTCGGCGGCAACTCGGAACTGCGCGGCTACGACTATCTCGAGTTCCTCGGCAACAAGGGGTTCTTCGCCAACGCGGAACTGCGGTTCCCGCTCATCGAAGCCATGCTCACGCCCATCGGCGTCATGGGTGGCGTCCGCGCCGTCCTCTTCGCGGGCGTGGGTGGCGCGAGCCTCTTCGGTCGTCCCTCGTCAGCAAGCTTCAGCGGCGACACCGCATCGACGTCGTACCAGTTCGCGTCGAGTGCCGATGAAGTCGTGAGGCCGATCGTCGGCTTCCAGGCCGACCCGACCAATCCGGAGAGCGGCATCCCGGTGCCCGTCTACGGCGACCCACGCGTCATCAGCGGCTTCCGCCTGAAGGATGGCCGCGCCTCCTACGGCCTCGGCCTCGAGACCTTCCTCCTCGGATTCCCGATCCACTTCGACTGGTCGTGGCGCACGCTGTTCAACAAGGAATGGGAAGACATCGCCTTCGCCTTCAACGGCGGCAGCGCCGGCTTCCGCAAGTCGCGCTTCAAGGTCTGGATCGGATACGACTTCTAA
- a CDS encoding M28 family peptidase, producing MFRLRVLAPVAVLVISAVGGAVVAPDLLHAQGGRRGRAAAGAERITERQLRADLTFIASDALEGRKTPSAGLDVAAAFIASRLERIGLTPAGDNGTFLQTLALTRRQLDEDGTSLTIGDQRFAAGAGFLPRDAYGSADGGLVYVGNGTVIRSRGVDPYKDVDVRGRFVVSHLGLPVGFSRSDLTGPRGDDWEFTEDAARARGAVGVLYLPDYPTLDAWNATLETRRTRSTVTVDAFASADASVLPSATLSVRAISALFEGERVSSQEVFQRAVRREPAEPFVLSPGKRVHLVVAAKTARVTTSNVVGVFEGGDAQARHEYVALGAHYDHLGVASTPNAAGDAIYNGADDDGSGTVALLAMAEAFASTSPRQRRSLLFVWHTGEESGLWGSRYFTDHPTVPLDRIVAQLNVDVIGRGRDVGSPVPAGALPLTERDSVYVVGSRRISEAFGTLVAESAGPSGVRFDYALDAPDDPADIYRRSDHYLYAKHGIPVAFFFTGLHADYHGLDDEIDRIDFAKLRRVTGAIYGTARTVADTRERFTPARQRAAATLP from the coding sequence GTGTTCCGCCTGCGTGTGCTCGCTCCGGTCGCGGTGCTCGTCATCTCTGCCGTCGGTGGCGCTGTCGTGGCGCCGGACCTGTTGCACGCCCAGGGCGGACGCCGGGGCCGTGCGGCGGCAGGCGCCGAACGGATCACCGAGCGTCAGTTGCGCGCCGACCTGACGTTCATCGCGTCGGACGCGCTCGAGGGGCGCAAGACGCCGTCGGCGGGACTCGACGTCGCGGCCGCGTTCATCGCGTCGCGGCTCGAGCGCATCGGCCTCACGCCGGCGGGCGACAACGGGACGTTCCTCCAGACGCTCGCGCTCACGCGACGACAGCTCGACGAGGACGGCACGAGCCTGACGATCGGCGACCAGCGCTTCGCGGCCGGCGCCGGCTTCCTGCCGCGCGACGCCTATGGCAGCGCCGACGGCGGTCTCGTCTACGTGGGCAACGGCACGGTGATTCGCTCGCGTGGGGTCGATCCCTACAAGGATGTCGACGTGCGCGGTCGCTTCGTCGTCTCGCACCTCGGGCTGCCCGTGGGATTTTCGCGGTCCGACCTGACGGGCCCGCGCGGTGACGACTGGGAGTTCACCGAGGACGCGGCGCGCGCGCGTGGGGCCGTCGGCGTGCTCTATCTGCCGGACTACCCGACGCTCGACGCATGGAACGCGACGCTCGAGACACGTCGCACGCGCAGTACGGTCACCGTCGATGCGTTCGCCTCTGCTGACGCATCTGTCCTGCCGTCGGCCACGCTCTCGGTGCGCGCCATCAGCGCGTTGTTCGAAGGCGAGCGCGTGTCATCGCAGGAGGTGTTCCAGCGCGCCGTCCGTCGCGAACCCGCGGAGCCGTTCGTGCTGTCGCCGGGCAAGCGCGTGCATCTCGTCGTTGCCGCGAAGACCGCGCGCGTGACCACGAGCAACGTGGTGGGCGTGTTCGAAGGCGGCGATGCGCAGGCACGGCACGAGTACGTCGCGCTCGGCGCGCACTACGATCACCTCGGCGTGGCGTCGACGCCGAACGCTGCCGGCGACGCGATTTACAACGGTGCCGACGATGACGGGTCCGGGACGGTGGCGCTGCTCGCGATGGCCGAGGCGTTCGCGTCGACGTCTCCGCGCCAGCGCCGCTCGCTTCTCTTCGTGTGGCACACGGGCGAGGAGTCCGGCCTCTGGGGCTCCCGCTACTTCACCGACCATCCCACCGTCCCACTCGATCGCATCGTCGCGCAGCTGAACGTCGACGTGATCGGACGTGGCCGCGACGTAGGGTCGCCCGTGCCCGCCGGCGCGCTGCCGCTCACCGAGCGCGATTCGGTCTATGTGGTCGGTTCGCGGCGGATCTCCGAGGCCTTCGGCACGCTCGTCGCCGAATCCGCCGGACCGTCGGGCGTGCGGTTCGACTACGCGCTCGATGCGCCGGACGACCCCGCCGATATCTACCGGCGGAGCGACCACTACCTGTACGCGAAGCACGGCATCCCCGTCGCGTTCTTCTTCACGGGCCTGCACGCGGACTATCACGGCCTCGACGATGAGATCGACCGCATCGACTTCGCGAAACTGCGCCGCGTGACCGGGGCGATCTACGGCACCGCCCGCACCGTCGCGGATACGCGCGAGCGCTTCACGCCTGCCCGACAACGTGCGGCAGCGACACTCCCGTGA
- a CDS encoding ABC transporter ATP-binding protein produces the protein MADPIIADALRRAFGSKTAVDDVSLHVPAGKAVGLIGANGAGKSTLLKMLVGLLQPSRGRATLMGHDTRTLPASVFARVGYMAECQHLPAVRTVRDLLAYCRPLYRTWDAALATRLLDLLTLSPSTGLVRASRGERMKAALVATLAFHPDVLVLDEPLEGLDPLTREQVVDGLLELVSAEGAVRPVHHLAGCRRRVRHALDRSVARRPSTVGPGGPTLPTAAVGRAGSPSPARAATGDNKGRPYTRGVRHKPFFRLSRKP, from the coding sequence GTGGCTGATCCCATCATCGCCGACGCGTTACGCCGCGCGTTCGGCAGCAAGACCGCCGTGGACGACGTGTCGTTGCACGTGCCTGCCGGCAAGGCCGTGGGGCTCATCGGCGCCAACGGCGCGGGCAAGTCCACGCTGCTGAAGATGCTCGTGGGCCTGCTCCAGCCGTCGCGCGGGCGCGCAACCCTCATGGGGCACGACACACGGACGCTTCCGGCGTCGGTGTTCGCGCGCGTCGGCTACATGGCCGAGTGCCAGCACCTGCCGGCCGTACGAACGGTGCGCGATCTCCTCGCGTACTGCCGCCCGCTCTATCGCACCTGGGATGCCGCCCTCGCGACCCGACTGCTCGATCTGCTGACCCTGTCGCCATCGACGGGCCTGGTGCGTGCGTCGCGAGGCGAGCGCATGAAGGCCGCGCTGGTCGCGACACTCGCGTTCCACCCGGATGTCCTCGTGCTCGACGAGCCGCTCGAAGGCCTCGATCCCCTCACGCGGGAACAGGTCGTGGATGGCCTGCTCGAGCTCGTGAGCGCCGAAGGAGCAGTCAGGCCCGTACATCACCTCGCAGGATGTCGACGTCGAGTTCGACATGCCCTCGACCGTTCAGTAGCCCGCCGACCTTCGACGGTCGGGCCCGGAGGGCCGACCCTACCTACCGCCGCAGTTGGTAGGGCCGGCTCTCCGAGCCCGGCCCGCGCCGCAACGGGCGACAACAAGGGTCGCCCCTACACCCGCGGAGTCCGACACAAGCCCTTTTTCCGTTTGAGCCGTAAGCCGTAA
- a CDS encoding GntR family transcriptional regulator → MLPFRIELVPAIPVYEQLVSAVTRAVVSGELKAGDAFPSVRTISQALRINPNTAQKAVAQLTALGLLHVHPGVGTRVAVPPPASRASSTTHLRPQAADLVLEARRRGLSLADVTDLVEAEWQRLDPVRKGARRG, encoded by the coding sequence GTGCTACCCTTCCGCATCGAGCTCGTGCCGGCGATTCCCGTCTACGAGCAGCTCGTGTCGGCCGTGACGCGCGCCGTCGTCAGTGGCGAACTGAAGGCAGGCGACGCGTTTCCGTCCGTGCGGACGATCAGCCAGGCCCTGCGCATCAACCCGAACACGGCGCAGAAGGCCGTCGCGCAGTTGACGGCGCTGGGGTTGCTGCACGTCCATCCCGGCGTGGGCACGCGCGTGGCGGTGCCGCCTCCGGCGTCTCGCGCGTCGAGCACCACGCACCTCCGTCCGCAGGCCGCCGACCTCGTCCTCGAAGCGCGACGCCGTGGCCTGTCGCTTGCCGACGTCACGGACCTCGTCGAGGCAGAGTGGCAGCGTCTCGATCCTGTTCGCAAAGGAGCCCGTCGTGGCTGA
- a CDS encoding endonuclease/exonuclease/phosphatase family protein has translation MTQHAHSRAPATRRLRLATYNIHKGRGMDGRTRIDRIAEVIASLDADVIALQEVVGGGPEEEGQAADLAARLGMGWTMDAVRLLRGKSYGNVVLSRFPIAQSQACDLSCDKREPRGCMRVDVDLQGQVLHLFNVHLGTAVMERRKQAPRLAEFVADHTMPGPRALLGDFNEWVKGLTSKTLGSMLEGVDLSQHLRRRRTYPGVLPMFHLDHIYVAGGLEVEKVSLPRTRLTLVASDHLPLVADVVLPDGSRRG, from the coding sequence ATGACACAGCACGCTCACTCTCGCGCGCCCGCCACGCGCCGCCTGCGCCTGGCGACATACAACATCCACAAGGGCCGCGGCATGGATGGCCGTACGCGCATCGACCGCATCGCGGAGGTCATCGCGAGCCTCGATGCCGACGTCATCGCGTTGCAGGAAGTGGTGGGCGGTGGCCCCGAAGAAGAGGGTCAGGCCGCAGACCTGGCCGCCAGGCTCGGCATGGGGTGGACGATGGATGCCGTCCGGCTCCTGCGCGGGAAGTCGTATGGCAACGTCGTGCTCAGCCGCTTCCCGATCGCACAATCCCAGGCGTGCGACCTGTCGTGCGACAAGCGCGAGCCGCGCGGCTGCATGCGGGTGGACGTGGACCTGCAGGGGCAGGTGCTGCATCTCTTCAACGTCCATCTGGGCACCGCCGTCATGGAGCGTCGGAAGCAGGCGCCGCGCCTGGCCGAGTTCGTCGCCGACCACACCATGCCCGGCCCGAGGGCGTTGCTCGGCGACTTCAACGAGTGGGTGAAGGGGCTCACGTCGAAAACGCTCGGCTCGATGCTCGAAGGCGTCGATCTCTCGCAGCACCTCCGTCGGCGCCGCACGTATCCCGGCGTACTGCCGATGTTTCACCTCGATCACATCTACGTGGCAGGTGGACTCGAAGTCGAGAAGGTCAGCCTCCCCCGCACCAGGCTCACGCTGGTGGCCAGCGATCACCTCCCCCTCGTCGCCGACGTCGTCCTTCCCGACGGCTCTCGGCGCGGGTGA
- a CDS encoding SPFH domain-containing protein, with the protein MIRERERTVMNGALMLLVGVAGAALACWWFISAIKTKDGAQLGGALLLFVTMLTVLAGLFTVAPNEARVLQLFGDYVGTTRTPGLRWANPLYTKLKVSTRVRNFESSKLKVNDLEGNPIEIAAVVVWRVVDTAEAVFEVDDYTNYVHVQSESALRNLATSYPYDGHDDHESLRGSTAKVADHLKEEIQERLSKAGVEVLEARISHLAYAPEIAAAMLQRQQAGAIIAARQRIVEGAVGMVEMALELLSAKQVVELDEERKAQMVSNLLVVLCGERSTQPVINAGTIYQ; encoded by the coding sequence ATGATTCGCGAACGTGAACGAACGGTCATGAACGGCGCGCTGATGCTCCTCGTGGGCGTGGCGGGCGCGGCACTGGCGTGCTGGTGGTTCATCTCCGCGATCAAGACCAAGGACGGGGCGCAGCTCGGTGGGGCCCTCCTGCTGTTTGTCACGATGCTGACGGTGCTCGCGGGCCTCTTCACCGTCGCGCCCAACGAAGCGCGCGTCCTCCAGTTGTTCGGCGACTACGTGGGCACGACGCGAACGCCGGGCCTGCGCTGGGCGAACCCCCTCTACACGAAGTTGAAGGTCTCGACGCGGGTGCGCAACTTCGAATCGTCGAAGCTGAAGGTCAACGACCTCGAAGGCAACCCGATCGAGATCGCCGCTGTGGTGGTGTGGCGCGTGGTGGACACGGCCGAAGCCGTATTCGAGGTGGACGACTACACGAACTACGTCCACGTGCAGAGCGAGTCGGCGCTGCGCAACCTGGCGACGAGCTACCCGTATGACGGGCACGACGACCACGAGTCGCTGCGCGGCTCGACGGCGAAGGTGGCCGATCACCTGAAAGAGGAGATCCAGGAGCGCCTGTCGAAGGCCGGCGTCGAGGTGCTGGAGGCGCGCATCAGCCACCTCGCCTACGCGCCGGAAATCGCCGCCGCGATGCTCCAGCGCCAGCAGGCCGGCGCCATCATCGCCGCCCGCCAGCGCATCGTCGAAGGCGCCGTGGGGATGGTGGAGATGGCCCTGGAGCTCCTCTCGGCCAAGCAGGTGGTCGAACTCGACGAGGAGCGGAAGGCGCAGATGGTGAGCAACCTGCTCGTGGTCCTCTGCGGCGAACGCAGCACGCAGCCGGTGATCAACGCGGGCACGATCTACCAGTAG
- a CDS encoding ferredoxin family protein, with amino-acid sequence MAYVITEPCIGTKDTACVDVCPVDCIHPRKDEGEFDATQMLFIHPDECIDCGACVPACPVEAIFAMDEVPDQWQSYIEKNAEHYQK; translated from the coding sequence GTGGCGTACGTTATCACCGAACCCTGTATCGGGACCAAGGACACGGCCTGCGTGGACGTGTGCCCCGTCGACTGCATTCACCCGCGGAAGGACGAGGGTGAGTTCGACGCCACGCAGATGCTCTTCATCCATCCCGATGAGTGCATCGACTGTGGCGCGTGCGTGCCGGCGTGCCCGGTCGAGGCGATTTTCGCGATGGACGAAGTGCCTGACCAGTGGCAGTCGTATATCGAGAAGAACGCCGAGCACTACCAGAAGTAG